One stretch of Comamonas testosteroni DNA includes these proteins:
- a CDS encoding putative bifunctional diguanylate cyclase/phosphodiesterase yields MKASLSPALKSQQLLQRVWAFALLALVLMLSASCSLYLLSAVRAFVNGESLWSKAQKDAIYSLSRYADEGNPIDFAHYQRALQVPRGDAEARVALYDKPLRLDLARKGIEQGQNHPDDVSSLIWLLRTFRYFSWVQEPVAYWKMGDEYLNQLDTLAQEIRQGYEVGNISRENIATWKREIDLINQGVTALTKAFSDSLGKSSRNIVWLLLALNGALAIGLVGLWIWNTWRLIQLREQVQDGLNSEKERAETTLAALSDAVITTNAKGMVNYVNPAAIGLLGLQKQSYLDKPIKQVLQFYTMDSSITSDGMLAQLVNDAKETTVVRDEQTHWVRRTDHSIVPVKVLGSAMQRDGQASGAVFVLRDVSREQQYMDQISWNARHDTLTGLENREEFERRLQKMLTQGLHQVKPYALLYIDLDQFKLINETSGHAAGDEVLCEVSRMLQANLRETDCLARMGGDEFAVLLENCPPSNVASIAEKLRLAAQQLQTTWGEKILRTGFSIGAVHVPGDAVNASDLLRMVDMACYQAKERGRNKVFFYKAEDGIYSRYVSEMEWATRIRTAMEEDRFCLYAQSIAPLQARKNSRHSGMHFEVLLRLRDESGQILAPGHFIPAAERYGLMPSLDRWVITRALQTLAQQPGHAKLVETCAINLSGPSLDDDGLLEFVKEQLQQHGIAPQKLCFEITETSAIGNLSNATRLIQSLRALGCRFALDDFGVGMSSLTYLKQLPVDYLKIDGGFVRDMLKDKGDHAMVEMINRIGQTLGKKTIAEFVESREIAEELMTMGVDYVQGYAIARPKPMTTEYFASTQENQLPQWCGALAIS; encoded by the coding sequence ATGAAGGCATCTTTGAGCCCCGCACTGAAGTCTCAACAATTGCTGCAACGCGTCTGGGCTTTTGCGCTCCTGGCACTGGTCCTGATGCTCAGCGCCAGTTGCAGCCTCTATCTGCTCTCCGCCGTGCGAGCTTTTGTCAACGGAGAAAGTCTGTGGTCCAAGGCCCAGAAAGATGCGATTTACTCGCTTTCCCGCTACGCGGATGAAGGCAACCCGATCGACTTCGCCCACTATCAGCGGGCCTTGCAGGTGCCGCGTGGCGATGCCGAAGCACGTGTTGCCCTCTACGACAAGCCTCTGCGCCTGGACCTGGCCCGCAAAGGTATAGAGCAAGGCCAGAACCACCCCGACGATGTCAGCTCCCTCATCTGGCTGCTGCGCACATTCCGCTACTTCAGCTGGGTGCAGGAGCCCGTGGCGTACTGGAAGATGGGTGACGAATATCTGAATCAGCTCGATACATTGGCCCAGGAAATCCGACAAGGATACGAAGTCGGCAACATCAGCCGCGAAAACATTGCCACCTGGAAGCGCGAAATCGACCTGATCAACCAGGGCGTGACGGCATTAACCAAGGCATTCAGCGACTCCCTGGGAAAAAGCTCACGCAACATTGTCTGGCTGCTGCTCGCACTCAACGGTGCACTGGCTATCGGGCTGGTCGGTCTATGGATCTGGAATACCTGGCGCCTGATCCAGCTGCGAGAGCAGGTTCAAGACGGCCTCAACAGCGAAAAAGAGCGCGCGGAGACCACGCTGGCGGCGCTCAGCGATGCGGTCATCACCACCAATGCCAAGGGCATGGTCAACTATGTCAACCCCGCCGCCATAGGTCTGCTGGGTCTGCAAAAGCAAAGCTATCTGGACAAGCCCATCAAGCAGGTGCTGCAGTTCTACACCATGGACTCCTCCATCACCAGCGACGGCATGCTCGCGCAGCTTGTCAATGACGCCAAGGAGACCACCGTCGTGCGCGACGAACAGACGCACTGGGTTCGCCGCACCGACCACAGCATCGTGCCGGTCAAGGTACTGGGCTCCGCCATGCAGCGCGATGGCCAGGCATCGGGGGCCGTCTTCGTGCTGCGCGATGTGTCGCGCGAGCAGCAGTACATGGACCAGATCTCCTGGAATGCACGCCATGACACGCTGACGGGGCTGGAAAATCGCGAGGAATTCGAGCGAAGGCTGCAAAAGATGCTGACCCAGGGTCTGCACCAGGTCAAGCCCTACGCCCTGCTCTACATCGACCTGGACCAGTTCAAGCTCATCAACGAAACCAGTGGCCATGCCGCCGGTGATGAAGTGCTGTGTGAAGTCTCTCGGATGTTGCAGGCCAATCTGCGCGAAACCGATTGTCTGGCGCGCATGGGTGGTGACGAGTTTGCCGTGCTGCTGGAGAACTGCCCTCCTTCCAACGTCGCGAGCATTGCCGAGAAGCTGCGTCTGGCAGCCCAGCAACTGCAGACTACCTGGGGAGAGAAGATATTGCGCACCGGTTTTTCCATCGGTGCCGTGCATGTTCCGGGCGATGCGGTCAATGCCTCCGATCTGCTGCGCATGGTCGATATGGCCTGCTATCAGGCCAAGGAGCGCGGGCGCAACAAGGTCTTCTTCTACAAGGCCGAGGATGGAATCTACAGCCGCTATGTCAGCGAGATGGAATGGGCCACGCGCATTCGTACCGCAATGGAAGAAGACCGCTTCTGCCTGTATGCCCAGAGCATTGCACCGCTGCAGGCCCGCAAGAACAGCCGGCACAGCGGCATGCACTTCGAAGTCCTGCTGCGTCTGCGGGACGAAAGCGGCCAGATCCTGGCCCCCGGACATTTCATACCCGCCGCCGAGCGCTACGGCCTGATGCCATCGCTTGACCGCTGGGTGATCACCAGGGCCCTGCAGACACTGGCGCAGCAACCCGGACACGCCAAGCTGGTGGAAACCTGCGCCATCAATCTCTCCGGTCCCAGCCTGGACGACGATGGCCTGCTGGAATTTGTGAAGGAGCAGTTGCAGCAGCACGGAATTGCGCCGCAAAAGCTATGTTTCGAAATCACCGAAACCAGCGCCATTGGCAACCTCAGCAATGCCACACGGCTGATTCAGTCGCTGCGCGCCCTGGGTTGCCGTTTTGCCCTGGACGACTTCGGCGTCGGCATGTCGTCACTGACCTATCTGAAGCAGTTGCCCGTCGACTACCTCAAGATCGACGGCGGCTTTGTGCGCGACATGCTCAAGGACAAGGGAGACCACGCCATGGTGGAGATGATCAATCGCATCGGCCAGACCCTGGGCAAAAAGACCATCGCCGAGTTCGTCGAGAGCCGCGAGATCGCTGAGGAACTCATGACCATGGGCGTGGATTACGTGCAGGGCTACGCCATCGCCCGTCCCAAGCCCATGACGACCGAGTACTTTGCCTCCACACAGGAAAACCAGCTGCCGCAGTGGTGCGGGGCACTGGCAATCAGCTGA
- a CDS encoding YgiQ family radical SAM protein, whose protein sequence is MNAPVDVSFFHRDAKPLTSYKPYWAKRFGPAPFLPMSRAEMDQLGWDSCDIILVTGDAYVDHPSFGMAVIGRVLEAQGFRVGIIAQPDWTSAEAFKALGKPNLFWGVTAGNMDSMINRYTADRKIRSDDAYTPGDVAGKRPDRAAIVYCQRCREAYKDVPIVLGGIEGSLRRIAHYDYWSDKVRRSIVVDSKCDILLYGNAERALVEVAHRIAAREPVEKITDVRGTSFFRRASEEGWFEVDSTTVDEPGEVEPHINPYMTTSEQAEAQGQSCSKEDAAKSGADSTAAACGGGANDAKSMASVQPIAAQPIQFVPNLSLRSKSRLPARERTVLRLPSYEEVKSDPILYAHANRVLHLETNPGNARALVQAHGEGTTARDVWMNPPPIPLTTAEMDWVFGLPYARSPHPAYADESGSHEGATKIPAWEMIRTSVNIMRGCFGGCTFCSITEHEGRIIQSRSEDSIIQELEEIRDKVKGFTGTISDLGGPTANMYRLGCKSPQIEAACRKPSCVFPGICQNLHTDHGPLIKIYRRARKLPGIKKILIGSGLRYDLAVKSPEYVKELVQHHVGGYLKIAPEHTEQGPLTKMMKPGIGSYDKFKQLFEKFSEEAGKKQFLIPYFIAAHPGTSDEDMMNLAIWLKKNGFRADQVQTFYPSPMATATAMYHSGRNTLTKVRRQMRDEGEERVDIVRGEKRRRLHKAFLRYHDPNNWPLLREALKTMGRADLIGNGKQHLIPTFQPLVDGSYQSARKKNSTSSKSGGGIGYTTNKDGKAVAVRRRSEEASLEPKGDVRFRSSQPQPGKMLTQHTGLPPRAGVTGKVRPGARPAKSAGQASRKPR, encoded by the coding sequence ATGAACGCCCCGGTTGATGTTTCCTTTTTCCACCGCGATGCCAAGCCGCTGACCAGCTACAAGCCGTACTGGGCCAAGCGCTTCGGCCCGGCGCCGTTTCTGCCCATGAGCCGTGCGGAGATGGATCAGCTCGGCTGGGACAGCTGCGACATCATTCTGGTCACGGGCGACGCCTATGTGGATCACCCCAGCTTCGGCATGGCAGTCATCGGCCGGGTACTGGAAGCACAAGGCTTTCGCGTGGGCATCATCGCCCAGCCCGACTGGACCAGTGCCGAGGCCTTCAAGGCCCTGGGCAAGCCCAATCTGTTCTGGGGCGTGACGGCCGGCAACATGGACTCGATGATCAACCGTTACACGGCTGATCGCAAGATCCGCAGCGACGATGCCTATACCCCCGGCGATGTGGCCGGCAAGCGCCCCGATCGTGCGGCCATCGTCTACTGCCAGCGCTGCCGCGAGGCCTACAAGGATGTGCCGATCGTGCTGGGCGGCATCGAAGGCTCGCTGCGTCGCATTGCCCACTACGACTACTGGAGCGACAAGGTGCGTCGCTCCATCGTGGTGGACAGCAAGTGCGACATCCTGCTCTACGGCAATGCCGAACGTGCCCTGGTCGAAGTGGCCCACCGCATCGCGGCGCGCGAGCCGGTGGAGAAGATCACCGATGTGCGCGGCACTTCGTTCTTTCGCCGTGCTTCGGAGGAGGGCTGGTTCGAGGTCGATTCCACCACGGTGGACGAGCCCGGCGAGGTCGAGCCCCACATCAACCCCTATATGACGACCAGCGAGCAGGCCGAGGCCCAGGGCCAGAGTTGCTCCAAGGAAGATGCTGCGAAATCAGGCGCCGACAGCACAGCGGCGGCCTGTGGCGGCGGTGCAAATGATGCCAAATCCATGGCATCGGTGCAGCCGATTGCGGCCCAGCCTATCCAGTTCGTGCCCAACCTCTCGCTGCGCAGCAAGTCCAGGTTGCCTGCGCGCGAGCGCACCGTGCTGCGCCTGCCCAGCTACGAAGAAGTCAAGAGCGATCCGATTCTCTATGCCCACGCCAATCGCGTGCTGCACCTGGAAACCAACCCCGGCAATGCCCGTGCTCTGGTGCAGGCTCACGGCGAGGGGACCACAGCCCGCGATGTGTGGATGAATCCGCCGCCCATTCCTCTCACAACGGCCGAGATGGACTGGGTCTTCGGCCTGCCGTACGCGCGCAGCCCGCACCCTGCCTATGCCGACGAAAGCGGCAGCCATGAGGGCGCCACCAAGATTCCTGCCTGGGAGATGATTCGCACCTCGGTGAACATCATGCGCGGCTGTTTCGGCGGCTGCACCTTCTGCTCCATCACCGAGCACGAAGGCCGCATCATCCAGAGTCGTTCCGAAGATTCCATCATCCAGGAGCTCGAAGAGATCCGCGACAAGGTCAAGGGCTTTACCGGCACCATCTCCGACCTGGGCGGACCCACGGCCAATATGTACCGCCTGGGCTGCAAGAGTCCGCAGATCGAAGCGGCCTGCCGCAAGCCCAGCTGTGTCTTCCCCGGCATCTGCCAGAACCTGCACACCGACCATGGGCCGCTGATCAAGATCTACCGCCGCGCGCGCAAGCTGCCAGGCATCAAGAAGATTCTGATCGGCTCCGGCCTGCGCTACGACCTGGCCGTCAAGTCGCCCGAGTATGTCAAGGAGCTGGTCCAGCACCATGTGGGCGGCTATCTCAAGATCGCCCCGGAGCATACCGAGCAAGGCCCGCTGACCAAGATGATGAAGCCGGGCATCGGCAGCTATGACAAGTTCAAGCAGCTGTTCGAGAAGTTCAGCGAGGAAGCCGGCAAGAAGCAGTTCCTGATTCCCTACTTCATTGCCGCCCACCCTGGCACCAGTGATGAAGACATGATGAATCTGGCCATCTGGCTCAAGAAGAACGGCTTCCGTGCCGACCAGGTGCAGACCTTCTACCCGAGCCCCATGGCCACGGCTACCGCCATGTACCACAGCGGTCGCAACACGCTGACCAAGGTGCGCCGTCAGATGCGCGACGAGGGCGAGGAGCGCGTGGACATCGTGCGCGGTGAAAAGCGCCGTCGTCTGCACAAGGCTTTCCTGCGCTATCACGACCCGAACAACTGGCCACTGCTGCGCGAGGCGCTCAAGACCATGGGGCGTGCCGATCTGATCGGCAACGGCAAGCAGCATCTGATTCCGACCTTCCAGCCTCTGGTCGACGGCAGCTATCAGAGTGCCCGCAAGAAGAACAGTACCTCGTCCAAGAGTGGTGGCGGCATCGGCTACACCACCAACAAGGACGGCAAGGCCGTGGCCGTGCGACGCCGCAGCGAAGAGGCGAGTCTGGAGCCCAAGGGCGATGTGCGCTTTCGCAGCAGCCAGCCCCAGCCCGGCAAGATGCTGACCCAGCACACGGGTCTGCCGCCGCGTGCCGGTGTGACGGGCAAGGTCAGGCCTGGAGCCAGACCGGCCAAGTCTGCGGGCCAGGCTTCGCGCAAGCCGCGCTGA
- a CDS encoding PepSY domain-containing protein, protein MRLHPSTLLLSAALSLSGLSAAPALAKSAAEWLALTGAVQIGLSQAVEKAQAVAPGKAIDVELEEGKKGAAPYYSVTLISPVNEEIKLRVNASTGDAAVEENKGRAEGKHAKRLADARITLVQAVDAAIAALPGKPLEAQLDSDWGKTSYKVKMLRADQTVMKLRLDPATGAVTRQEKD, encoded by the coding sequence ATGAGATTGCATCCCAGCACCTTGCTGCTATCTGCAGCCCTGAGCCTGAGTGGATTGAGTGCGGCTCCGGCACTGGCCAAGTCGGCTGCCGAATGGCTGGCCTTGACAGGTGCCGTGCAGATCGGCTTGAGTCAGGCCGTCGAAAAAGCCCAGGCCGTTGCTCCCGGAAAAGCGATCGATGTCGAGCTGGAAGAGGGCAAGAAAGGCGCTGCGCCTTATTACTCCGTCACCCTGATCTCCCCCGTGAATGAGGAGATCAAGCTGCGCGTTAATGCCAGCACGGGCGATGCAGCGGTGGAAGAGAACAAGGGCCGGGCCGAGGGAAAGCATGCCAAGCGTCTGGCCGACGCCCGGATCACGCTGGTGCAGGCCGTCGATGCCGCTATTGCCGCCTTGCCCGGCAAGCCGCTGGAGGCACAGCTGGATTCGGACTGGGGCAAGACCAGCTACAAGGTCAAGATGCTGCGCGCCGATCAGACGGTCATGAAGCTCAGGCTTGATCCTGCCACCGGCGCTGTGACGAGGCAGGAAAAGGACTGA
- a CDS encoding DUF2783 domain-containing protein, giving the protein MTQTPLDIAGLETVYDQLAGAIDAVGAEKSELLLVKLALLAANQLGDARQFGEMIAAARQDL; this is encoded by the coding sequence ATGACGCAAACCCCTCTTGATATCGCCGGTCTGGAGACCGTGTACGACCAGCTGGCTGGCGCCATTGACGCCGTGGGCGCTGAAAAGTCCGAGCTGCTGCTGGTCAAGCTGGCGCTGCTGGCCGCCAACCAGCTCGGCGATGCCCGCCAGTTCGGCGAAATGATTGCGGCGGCCCGGCAAGATCTTTGA
- a CDS encoding FAD-dependent monooxygenase: MHQPFAEPRRSIYYQYQVHQPWLASRHPGEQNHPIVIVGTGPVGLTTALEIARHGQRCVVLESELQVSEGSRAIVFTRRSMEILQQVGVAQRVTETGLPWCYGNSIYRGQRVFRMENARADDDRFFPMINLQQQYLEEYLVDAVQANPLIELRWGNRVNKVEQKGEQVWVEVDTPEGSYELRADWLVACDGARSGIRTAMNLLMEGASYEGRFVIADIRIDLPLPTERLAFFDPTWNPGNTILMHREPHGIWRVDYQLPAGEDPEDALRPESLKARIDAQLEMIGFGGIPWEMDWSSVYSARALTLPEYVHGRVIFAGDAAHMLPIFGVRGANTGFQDAQGLGWRLALVAKGAASAALLQSYSSERVGAAREIVEEAGKSTRFMAPPSRGFRLLRDAVLSLSLSQPFVGPLYHWRTSRPHEYGNSPLNSMGDDNLLFKAGPGHGAPPLNVRFAPDSYLLDHLGGGFDLLYFTSGKAIPAELQAVVAGVRARSIAVRLIAVSGHAASAIEGADLVLDDSEGRCRARYGVMADGAAYLLRPDQHVCARWMALDANRLQAAFKAALPA, encoded by the coding sequence ATGCATCAGCCATTTGCCGAGCCACGCCGCTCCATCTACTACCAGTACCAGGTTCATCAGCCCTGGCTTGCTTCCCGGCATCCGGGCGAGCAAAACCACCCCATCGTTATCGTCGGCACCGGCCCCGTGGGCCTGACCACGGCGCTGGAGATTGCCCGCCACGGCCAGCGTTGCGTGGTGCTCGAATCCGAATTGCAGGTCTCCGAAGGCAGCCGTGCCATCGTGTTCACGCGCCGCTCCATGGAAATCCTGCAGCAGGTGGGCGTGGCCCAGCGCGTGACGGAGACCGGACTGCCCTGGTGCTACGGCAACAGCATTTACCGCGGCCAGCGCGTGTTTCGCATGGAGAACGCGCGGGCCGACGACGACCGCTTCTTTCCCATGATCAATCTGCAGCAGCAGTACCTGGAGGAATACCTGGTCGATGCAGTGCAGGCCAACCCGCTGATCGAGCTGCGCTGGGGCAATCGCGTGAACAAGGTCGAGCAAAAGGGCGAGCAGGTTTGGGTGGAGGTGGATACCCCTGAAGGCAGCTACGAGCTGCGGGCCGACTGGCTGGTGGCCTGCGACGGCGCGCGCTCGGGGATTCGCACCGCCATGAATCTGCTGATGGAAGGTGCCTCCTACGAAGGCCGCTTCGTGATTGCCGACATCCGTATCGACCTGCCCCTGCCCACCGAGCGTCTCGCGTTCTTCGATCCCACATGGAACCCGGGCAACACCATTCTCATGCACCGCGAGCCGCATGGCATCTGGCGCGTGGACTACCAGCTGCCGGCCGGCGAAGACCCCGAGGATGCGCTCAGGCCCGAGTCGCTGAAGGCGCGCATCGATGCGCAGCTGGAGATGATCGGCTTTGGCGGCATACCCTGGGAGATGGACTGGAGCTCCGTCTACTCGGCCCGCGCGCTGACCCTGCCCGAGTATGTGCATGGCCGTGTGATCTTTGCGGGCGATGCAGCCCATATGCTGCCCATCTTCGGCGTGCGCGGCGCCAACACCGGTTTTCAGGACGCTCAGGGCCTGGGCTGGCGTCTGGCACTCGTCGCCAAGGGCGCGGCCAGCGCAGCGCTGCTGCAAAGCTATAGCAGCGAGCGCGTGGGCGCGGCCCGCGAGATTGTGGAGGAAGCCGGCAAGAGCACGCGTTTCATGGCACCGCCCAGCAGGGGCTTCAGGCTGCTGCGCGACGCCGTGCTGTCCCTGTCGCTGAGCCAGCCCTTTGTCGGCCCGCTCTACCACTGGCGCACCTCGCGCCCGCATGAGTACGGCAACTCGCCGCTCAACAGCATGGGCGACGACAATCTGCTGTTCAAGGCCGGCCCCGGCCATGGGGCGCCGCCTCTCAACGTACGCTTTGCGCCGGACAGCTATCTGCTCGACCATTTGGGCGGCGGCTTCGATCTGCTGTATTTCACGAGCGGCAAGGCGATTCCTGCCGAACTGCAGGCGGTCGTGGCCGGGGTCAGAGCTCGCAGCATTGCTGTGCGCCTGATCGCCGTCAGCGGCCACGCTGCAAGCGCTATCGAAGGTGCCGATCTGGTACTTGATGACAGCGAAGGCCGCTGCCGCGCCCGCTATGGCGTGATGGCCGATGGCGCTGCCTATCTGCTGCGCCCCGATCAGCATGTCTGTGCGCGATGGATGGCACTGGACGCCAATCGTCTGCAAGCCGCATTCAAAGCAGCCTTGCCTGCCTGA
- a CDS encoding helix-turn-helix transcriptional regulator → MTACSAPFPDSSHWMLLPAAAQAAQLPVALADVTAMMERVGRSSSDAVAEQILQLLGRHVPLAQCTIFSFQGMARPRVVGMGDRARTGALPMISQDYSERFYPLDGSQRVMRAELARLARDPHARPRVWLHRQGPHDVQHPEYRHVCYELPRIAERLSLLMLQENARWLSVNLYRGEEHGCFDAAAIARIESFAPLVMQAMRLHYAGQTLQDDLVGLVLARLARRFEQLTPRDLDVVRALAQGLDADALAQRLGITVSSARTYVKRVCAKLGVQGQRELFALLMEPAEAVDGQL, encoded by the coding sequence ATGACTGCTTGCTCTGCGCCGTTTCCCGATTCCTCGCACTGGATGCTGCTGCCGGCTGCCGCCCAGGCCGCGCAGCTACCCGTGGCCCTGGCCGATGTGACGGCCATGATGGAAAGAGTGGGGCGCAGCAGCAGCGACGCCGTGGCCGAGCAGATCCTGCAACTGCTGGGGCGCCATGTGCCGCTGGCCCAGTGCACGATCTTCTCCTTCCAGGGCATGGCCAGGCCTCGTGTGGTTGGCATGGGCGACCGGGCGCGCACGGGGGCGCTGCCCATGATCTCCCAGGATTACAGCGAGCGCTTCTATCCGCTCGATGGTTCACAGCGCGTGATGCGGGCCGAGCTGGCGCGCCTTGCCAGGGACCCGCATGCCAGGCCGCGCGTCTGGCTTCATCGCCAGGGGCCGCACGATGTGCAGCACCCCGAGTACCGCCATGTCTGCTATGAGCTGCCGCGCATTGCCGAGCGGCTGTCGCTGCTGATGCTGCAGGAAAACGCGCGCTGGCTTTCCGTGAACCTGTATCGAGGCGAGGAGCATGGCTGCTTCGACGCCGCAGCCATTGCCCGGATCGAGTCCTTTGCGCCCCTGGTCATGCAGGCCATGCGTCTGCATTACGCGGGGCAGACGCTGCAGGACGACCTGGTCGGGCTGGTGCTGGCGCGTCTGGCGCGGCGCTTCGAGCAACTGACGCCGCGCGATCTCGATGTGGTGCGCGCACTGGCCCAGGGCCTGGATGCCGATGCGCTGGCGCAGCGCCTGGGCATTACCGTCAGCAGCGCACGTACCTATGTCAAACGCGTCTGCGCCAAGCTGGGCGTGCAGGGGCAGCGCGAGCTGTTTGCGCTGCTGATGGAGCCTGCTGAAGCCGTCGATGGTCAACTTTGA
- a CDS encoding IMPACT family protein, giving the protein MPQTLRAPVSSELIIKKSRFIGCVQPMTDRASAQAVVDALWRKHPGAAHVCWALLAGGQSAAVDDGEPSGTAGRPMLDVLRHQDLEGVLATVVRYFGGVKLGAGGLVRAYTDAVAQALLQAEKVAIQRMQTLQCTSPYPLEGLVRRMADAAGAELLEVEHGSLVSFKLQMPEPDAAEFVSALNENGQGRIGWLKPDEL; this is encoded by the coding sequence ATGCCTCAGACTCTTCGTGCTCCCGTCTCCAGTGAACTGATCATCAAGAAAAGCCGCTTCATTGGCTGCGTGCAGCCTATGACGGACAGGGCCAGCGCTCAGGCCGTGGTGGACGCACTCTGGCGCAAGCACCCGGGGGCCGCCCATGTCTGCTGGGCCTTGCTGGCCGGCGGTCAATCGGCGGCCGTGGATGACGGCGAGCCCAGCGGCACGGCCGGTCGCCCCATGCTGGACGTGCTGCGCCACCAGGATCTGGAAGGCGTTCTGGCCACCGTGGTGCGCTATTTTGGTGGCGTCAAGCTCGGTGCAGGCGGACTGGTGCGCGCCTATACCGATGCCGTGGCTCAAGCCTTGCTGCAGGCTGAAAAAGTCGCCATCCAGCGCATGCAGACCCTGCAATGCACCTCCCCCTATCCGCTGGAGGGCCTGGTGCGGCGCATGGCCGATGCGGCGGGTGCCGAGCTGCTGGAGGTCGAACACGGCAGTCTGGTGAGCTTCAAGCTGCAGATGCCTGAGCCCGACGCCGCCGAATTTGTCAGCGCGCTCAATGAAAACGGTCAGGGCCGCATTGGCTGGCTCAAGCCGGACGAGCTGTAG
- a CDS encoding DUF6882 domain-containing protein, whose amino-acid sequence MSNDAQTTDWAAWSREAVEMVQARNAQWPKEFGLQGSPRYRWDLDRALLALEAPLHEVIATVCLVGTSNEQDGSFVWSWANDAIPRQHGEALEVVHEFGRQNQLALLTTARIPGGRPEAMECLCIAARLQRAVGTFIDQQGDVTLYFTLLHLQLAVEQQPAN is encoded by the coding sequence ATGAGCAACGACGCACAAACCACCGACTGGGCCGCCTGGAGCCGTGAGGCCGTTGAAATGGTGCAGGCCCGCAATGCACAGTGGCCCAAGGAATTTGGCTTGCAGGGCAGCCCCAGGTACCGCTGGGATCTCGACCGCGCCCTGCTGGCGCTGGAAGCTCCGCTGCATGAGGTGATTGCCACGGTCTGCCTGGTGGGAACCAGCAACGAGCAGGACGGCAGCTTCGTCTGGAGCTGGGCCAACGATGCCATTCCCAGGCAGCATGGCGAAGCGCTGGAAGTCGTGCATGAGTTCGGCCGACAGAACCAGCTGGCATTGCTGACCACGGCCCGGATTCCCGGCGGCCGCCCTGAGGCCATGGAGTGCCTGTGCATTGCCGCCCGCCTGCAGCGTGCCGTAGGTACCTTCATCGACCAGCAGGGCGATGTAACCCTGTACTTCACCTTGCTGCACCTGCAGTTGGCGGTCGAGCAGCAGCCGGCCAATTGA
- a CDS encoding LysR substrate-binding domain-containing protein, whose product MPSLVALRCFEAAARLESFSRAADELHLTHGAISRAVRSVEEELGAQLFERRNRRVFLNAAGRLLFEGVHAGLGQMARAAEAVRQQVAGRPLLLSCEPTLLMRWLIPRWGDFQARYPQHTVHLVAGGGAVEWGRGIDLAIRRNDFDWGRNVQMQPLCAERMGPVCRPDSLAQFFALQPDGGLALHGDATLLHSKTRPKAWEDWWKTRPNRSPTQIRQAQAGGDLVLEHFYLSLQAAAAGLGVAMGPQLLVEDDIAAGRLVAPLGFVPDGSQYCLLAVQSWGAGSVQQRLADWIAQQMKS is encoded by the coding sequence ATGCCTTCGCTGGTCGCTTTGCGCTGTTTTGAAGCGGCAGCGCGGCTGGAGAGCTTCAGCCGCGCTGCCGATGAGCTGCACCTGACCCATGGAGCCATCAGCCGCGCGGTGCGCTCGGTGGAGGAAGAGTTGGGGGCGCAGTTGTTTGAGCGCCGCAATCGCCGTGTCTTTCTCAATGCTGCGGGGAGGCTTTTGTTCGAAGGGGTACATGCCGGCCTGGGCCAGATGGCACGTGCGGCCGAGGCGGTGCGGCAGCAGGTGGCAGGCAGGCCGCTGCTGCTGTCCTGCGAGCCCACGCTGCTGATGCGCTGGCTGATTCCGCGCTGGGGCGACTTCCAGGCGCGCTACCCGCAGCACACCGTGCATCTGGTAGCGGGCGGCGGTGCCGTGGAATGGGGGCGCGGCATCGATCTGGCCATTCGGCGCAACGACTTTGACTGGGGTCGCAATGTCCAAATGCAGCCCCTATGTGCAGAGCGCATGGGGCCGGTCTGCCGTCCTGACAGCCTGGCGCAGTTCTTTGCGTTGCAGCCCGATGGCGGTCTGGCGCTTCATGGCGACGCAACGCTGTTGCACAGCAAGACGCGTCCCAAGGCCTGGGAGGATTGGTGGAAAACCCGGCCAAATCGGTCTCCCACCCAGATCCGGCAGGCGCAAGCAGGCGGTGATCTGGTGCTTGAGCATTTCTACCTGAGCTTGCAGGCAGCAGCAGCGGGCCTGGGTGTAGCCATGGGCCCGCAACTGCTGGTGGAGGACGATATCGCCGCCGGTCGGCTGGTGGCTCCACTGGGCTTTGTGCCCGATGGCTCGCAATACTGCCTGCTGGCCGTACAGAGTTGGGGAGCGGGCTCGGTGCAGCAGCGTCTGGCCGACTGGATAGCGCAGCAGATGAAGAGTTGA